The proteins below are encoded in one region of Engystomops pustulosus chromosome 8, aEngPut4.maternal, whole genome shotgun sequence:
- the LOC140076231 gene encoding hemoglobin subunit beta-2-like gives MVHWTAEERAAITSTWAKVNVEQDGHDTLARLLVVYPWTQRYFSSFGNLSNVTAINGNAKVHAHGKKVLTAVGNAIQHLDSVKRHLADLSKSHAQELHVDPENFKRLGEVLVIVLASKLGSAFTPQVQAAWEKFINVLVAALSHGYF, from the exons ATGGTGCACTGGACCGCTGAGGAGAGAGCTGCCATTACCTCCACCTGGGCCAAGGTTAATGTTGAACAAGACGGCCATGATACCCTGGCAAG GCTGCTCGTTGTGTACCCCTGGACCCAGAGATACTTCAGCTCTTTCGGAAACCTCTCCAACGTCACCGCCATCAATGGCAATGCCAAGGTCCATGCTCATGGCAAGAAGGTGCTGACAGCTGTTGGCAATGCCATCCAGCACCTGGATAGTGTGAAACGTCACCTGGCTGACCTCAGCAAGTCCCATGCCCAGGAGCTCCATGTGGACCCCGAGAACTTTAAG CGTCTGGGAGAAGTCCTGGTCATCGTCTTGGCCTCCAAGTTGGGATCTGCCTTCACCCCTCAGGTCCAGGCTGCCTGGGAGAAGTTCATCAATGTCCTGGTCGCTGCTCTGAGCCACGGATATTTCTAA
- the LOC140076230 gene encoding hemoglobin subunit beta-2-like produces MVHWTAEERAAITSTWAQVNIEQDGHDALARLLVVYPWTQRYFSSFGNLSNVAAIKGNAKVHAHGKKVLTAVGSAIQHLDDVKHHLAALSKSHAQELHVDPENFKRLGEVLVIVLATKLGSAFTPQVQAAWEKFINVLVAALTHGYF; encoded by the exons ATGGTGCACTGGACCGCTGAGGAGAGAGCTGCCATTACCTCCACATGGGCCCAGGTTAACATTGAACAGGACGGCCATGATGCCCTGGCAAG GCTGCTCGTTGTGTACCCCTGGACCCAGAGATACTTCAGCTCCTTTGGAAACCTCTCCAATGTTGCCGCCATTAAAGGCAATGCCAAGGTCCATGCTCATGGCAAGAAAGTGCTGACAGCTGTTGGCAGTGCCATCCAGCACCTGGATGACGTCAAGCATCACCTGGCTGCCCTCAGCAAGTCCCATGCCCAGGAGCTCCATGTGGACCCTGAAAACTTCAAG CGTCTGGGAGAAGTCCTGGTCATCGTCTTGGCCACCAAGTTGGGATCTGCCTTCACCCCTCAGGTCCAGGCTGCCTGGGAGAAGTTCATCAATGTCCTGGTTGCTGCTCTGACCCATGGATATTTCTAA